A section of the Malus sylvestris chromosome 17, drMalSylv7.2, whole genome shotgun sequence genome encodes:
- the LOC126611190 gene encoding ribose-phosphate pyrophosphokinase 4-like yields MDKSQQKQLYLFYCAECEDLARQVASQSDHIILQTIKWRNFDDGFPNIFINNAQDLRGQHVAFLGSFSSQGVIFEQLSVIYALPRLFVASFTLVLPFFPTGSFERMEEEGDVATAFTMARMLSNIPISRGGPTSLVIYDIHALQERFYFGDHVLPLFETGIPLLKQRLHQLSDSDKIVVAFPDDGAWKRFHKQLDHFPMVVCNKVREGDKRIVRIKEGNPAGCHVVIVDDLVQSGGTLIECQKVLAAHGAAKVSAYVTHGVFPKRSWEQFTHKDDGLEKAFAYFWITDSCPLTVKAVANKAPFEVLSLAGSIADALQT; encoded by the exons ATGGACAAGTCACAGCAGAAGCAACTCTACCTCTTCTACTGCGCCGAGTGCGAAGACCTTGCTCGCCAGGTCGCTTCTCAGTCCGACCACATCATCCTCCAGACCATCAAATGgag GAATTTTGATGACGGGTTTCCAAACATATTTATAAACAATGCACAAGATCTTCGAGGCCAACATGTCGCCTTTCTGGGATCCTTCAGCTCCCAAGGAGTTATCTTTGAGCAGCTTTCTGTAATATATGCACTGCCTCGGCTATTTGTTGCGTCCTTCACATTAGtattgcctttctttccaactgGTTCCTTCGAAAGAATGGAAGAAGAAGGGGATGTAGCAACTGCGTTTACCATGGCAAGAATGCTGTCAAATATTCCCATATCCAGAGGTGGCCCAACCAGTTTAGTCATCTATGACATCCATGCTTTACAG GAAAGGTTTTATTTTGGGGACCATGTTTTGCCTTTGTTTGAGACTGGAATTCCACTCTTAAAGCAGCGTCTCCACCAGCTTTCTGACTCCGATAAG ATAGTTGTTGCATTTCCTGATGATGGAGCATGGAAGCGATTCCACAAGCAGTTGGATCATTTTCCCATG GTGGTGTGCAATAAGGTTCGTGAAGGTGACAAGAGGATAGTTCGGATAAAGGAGGGAAATCCTGCTGGTTGTCATGTAGTCATCGTTGATGACTTAGTGCAATCTGGCGGCACCCTAATTGAGTGCCAG AAAGTTTTGGCAGCTCATGGTGCAGCCAAAGTTAGCGCTTATGTAACCCACGGTGTATTTCCTAAACGCTCATGGGAGCAGTTCACTCACAAGGATG ATGGCTTGGAGAAGGCATTTGCCTACTTTTGGATCACGGATTCCTGCCCACTCACCGTCAAAGCCGTAGCTAATAAAGCTCCCTTCGAGGTGTTAAGTCTTGCAGGTTCCATTGCTGATGCTCTACAGACTTGA